In the genome of Yarrowia lipolytica chromosome 1B, complete sequence, the window CCGCTCTCGGATCAGCTGCAGCCGTGCGAacggctcctccaggacTCGATCTGGAGCCAAAAGTCGCTGGACACCCCGGTGCAGGCTCCTCAGGCCCCCACGGACAGCCCGGCCAGCAGCGGAAACCTATCCCTGCTGATCACAAGGAAAGATATGGTCTGAACGGACTTTTGGGAGTCATTCGAATGGAGAATAACGACCAGACGACAGTGGCCATAGGCAACGACCTGACTACTATGGGACTCAATATGAACCCCAGTGCCATTCCGCTGTCTAAATCGTTTGGCTCGCCATGGACAGAAACGTCAGTGCATAAACCTACCCCGGAATACAGCCTGCCGTCATGTTACAATGTGCCCTCGGCACCACCACAGCAAACTAAGATCCAGAGCTTCACCGACGAAACACTGTTCTTTATTTTCTACACTATGCCCCGGGACTCTATGCAAGaagctgtggctgtggagcTGACCAACCGAAACTGGCGGTACcacaaggagctcaagttATGGTTGACCAAGGACCCACTGACCGAGCCTGTTCAGCAGACAGCACAAAGCGAGAGGGGCCTGTATATTTTCTTTGATCCCAGCAGTTGGACAAAGATCAAAAAGGAGTTTGTCTTATTTTATCAGGCTATTGCATAATGGGATTCAACTAATAGATTGGACTATATCATGAAGttgtgtacttgtagctacaggTAGATCACTGTGCGTAGTACTGAAGCCAAGGGCTTGCTTAAAGTAGCAGTTGTCTGTGTATTATTCATGTTACTTATTTCGGTTCTTCTATAAGCATCTTTGTCTCTCTAACTTGTTTGTCGACCTTCCATATACTTGTATTCATTATGGGGACCTGCATATCTGTCTCGATCAGTTTGCAAGGGCACAGTTTATGCCCCTGAAAAGTCTTAAAAAGAAATAGAAATACTGGTAGGAGAACTTCATATAATGCTTGCAATTGCCCCATGAATTGGTAGACAATGAGACTCACAGGCCTACCACTTGTGCTGCTGGCCACACTCGTGACAGCTTCCCCCGACTACGATGCCGTCAAGAACATCTTGGCGTCTCACCAGCGGCATCACAATTTGGTCAAAAGGGACCTTGGACAGGACGCCTCTGCAGTGTCCCAGCAGCGTCGGATTGTCATGTTCAACGATACTGCTACTATATCCGACATCCGAGTTCAGCTCGAGTCtctcgacaagaccatcaGCCAGTTCGGCCGAGGCTCTTCATATATCGAGTCTGCTGTTGACATTGGCAACAATGGAAATGGTTTCCTCGGATACTACGGCATCTTCGACGACAAGGTAGCTGCCCTTCTGGAACAAGACCCTCGAGTCGATGTCTACGAGGATGTCAAGGTGACTCTTCCTGCCTATGGAAGAAGCAAAAAGATGCTCAAGATGGCTTCAAAATATTCGGGTAATCTTGAAGAGGACAACGACTTCTCATTTAACAGCGACTCCACAGTTTCAGACCCTCTAACTGAGCCCCGCGACTTCGACATCGACTTTGAACGTCTCAAGTCCCTCTACTCCGATGACGGCCATTATGATTACGAAGTCGGTGTTAGTTATGAGAACCTGAAGGTATCACAGATGCAACAACATCCACCCCGACCCAAGCCTCAAGCCTCGTCTCGACCCCGACGGCAACCTCAGACGAGACCCCAGCCCAAGGCGCAACCCAAGCCTCCAcccaaacagcagcaacagcagcagcagcaacaacctAGACCTCAGCAAAGAAGACCTCAGCCAGGCAGACCCCTTCCGGGCAGGCCTCAACCTCCCAAGCCTCAGCCCAAGCCTCAGCAACCGCAGAGATCCCAGCAGTCTACCACCATCCCTGCTCATATGCTGACTCAGGAGAAGACCACTCAATGGGGTCTGCATCGTATCTCATCCCAGAAGAATACCGTTTCACCTGGAGTGGCCAAGATTATCAAGCCCTACGAGTTCATGATCCCCCAATATGACACTGTGGCTTATGTGGTCGACTCTGGTATCAGAATTACCCATAAGGACTTCGGTGGGCGAGCAGTCTGGGGTTACAACGCCATTGATAACATCAACGAGGATATGAACGGTCATGGATCTCATGTTGCTGGGACAATTGGTGCCAACAAATGGGGTGTCTCCAAACGAACCCTGCTCGTGGCAGTCAAGGCATTTGGGGAAGAGGATTGTGTCTCTGTTGGCACCTATCTCCATGCTGTCAACTGGGCCATCAACGACTACATTGCCAAGGGCCACGACAGAGCCGTCATCAACATGTCTGTGGGCGTTCCTCGTGGATTTGAGCCGTTTGACAGACTTGTTAGACACGCTATCAAGGTAGGAATGCCTGTTGCTATTGCTGCCGGTAACGATGGGCGAGATGCTTGCAACTACTCACCCTCTCGAATGGGCAATCATCCTGGCGCTATAACAGCAGCCGCCAGTAGCAAGGACGATAGACTGGTCCGTCGGTTTGCCGGGTGGATGTCTCGAGGCTCAAACTTCGGCGAGTGTGTTACCGTGTTTGCGCCGGGTATGAACATTGAGAGTGTCTCCCACCAGAGTGACACTGGTACGGATATCATGAGTGGTACGTCCATGGCAGCTCCTCACGTTGCTGGTCTCATGGCATACTTCCAGAGTATCAGCGACCAGCTTCTGACTCCTATGCAGTTGGATTATCTTATCACTCATGCAAACCAGGGCACTATGAGAGGCAGACTTAAAAACAGCCCTAACCGGTTGATCTACAACGGACTCTAGGCATACAGAAACCATTTTGATACTCAATAGAAGTGATTTTTTAAAAATATCTATAAATAATGACCTGTACAAGATAGTCTCGAGACGTCTGTTTATTCATACATTAATCCTTGCTCCGTACCCCCCCTCCCTACTCTGCCAGCCAATAACCTCCTTGTACGTCCACGAAACAGGTGTTGCCCCTCAATCGATCCCATCTCATATATTGCACAGAGCCAACATGTCTAAACACAACTTACAGTATGATAGACACGCCATACTGAcacttgtacgagtacatattgtacataTTCTGTACAGTCCATAAACACCTGTTGGCCTCATGGGACACTCTGTAGCTATACGTGAAGATGTCTCAGTCGTCGCGCGTCGTATATTTGAAACAGGCTGCCTCGAAGACGAGGGCTATTCAATCAGTCAGCAATTCATTTTTCATTGACCAACCGGTTGTGTGCTGCTTGTAGTATTCCAAGCTCTCTACATCTCGTGAGCCACCACCAATGAGTGAGTGTATTGGAAAGAAAGGACCCCACCATATGCATGAATTGCGGGGTAACTTTCAAATCATTCCATGCGTATGCTCTCTAAGCTCGCTTATCGACACTTGGCACAAATTCGGTAAGGGTGTAAACAGCGGAGTGGActaatttttttccattctttttttcaaatCATATCAAGCcacatactgtaatatGCAGTTCCCTCGTTCCTACATTGTGAGAAGACGCTCTAAGAAATAAGGCTTTTTGGCACCCCCGTATCCCACACACACTATACATGCCTTGTTGAACTCTGGTTAGACTTTGAAACTCACACGTCACGTCAAATCCTCCACCCAAACTCCACACCACTAtctacaccaccaccacacaacatcACAACATCACGATGGAACAGATCACGTCCGAGAAATTG includes:
- a CDS encoding uncharacterized protein (Truncated form of YALI0B22968g, similar to uniprot|P87240 Schizosaccharomyces pombe Hypothetical protein, similar to Saccharomyces cerevisiae CDC36 (YDL165W); ancestral locus Anc_7.347); the encoded protein is MSEFPALGSAAAVRTAPPGLDLEPKVAGHPGAGSSGPHGQPGQQRKPIPADHKERYGLNGLLGVIRMENNDQTTVAIGNDLTTMGLNMNPSAIPLSKSFGSPWTETSVHKPTPEYSLPSCYNVPSAPPQQTKIQSFTDETLFFIFYTMPRDSMQEAVAVELTNRNWRYHKELKLWLTKDPLTEPVQQTAQSERGLYIFFDPSSWTKIKKEFVLFYQAIA
- a CDS encoding uncharacterized protein (Compare to YALI0B22990g, weakly similar to uniprot|P09230 Yarrowia lipolytica Alkaline extracellular protease precursor (EC 3. 4.21.-) (AEP)), which produces MRLTGLPLVLLATLVTASPDYDAVKNILASHQRHHNLVKRDLGQDASAVSQQRRIVMFNDTATISDIRVQLESLDKTISQFGRGSSYIESAVDIGNNGNGFLGYYGIFDDKVAALLEQDPRVDVYEDVKVTLPAYGRSKKMLKMASKYSGNLEEDNDFSFNSDSTVSDPLTEPRDFDIDFERLKSLYSDDGHYDYEVGVSYENLKVSQMQQHPPRPKPQASSRPRRQPQTRPQPKAQPKPPPKQQQQQQQQQPRPQQRRPQPGRPLPGRPQPPKPQPKPQQPQRSQQSTTIPAHMLTQEKTTQWGLHRISSQKNTVSPGVAKIIKPYEFMIPQYDTVAYVVDSGIRITHKDFGGRAVWGYNAIDNINEDMNGHGSHVAGTIGANKWGVSKRTLLVAVKAFGEEDCVSVGTYLHAVNWAINDYIAKGHDRAVINMSVGVPRGFEPFDRLVRHAIKVGMPVAIAAGNDGRDACNYSPSRMGNHPGAITAAASSKDDRLVRRFAGWMSRGSNFGECVTVFAPGMNIESVSHQSDTGTDIMSGTSMAAPHVAGLMAYFQSISDQLLTPMQLDYLITHANQGTMRGRLKNSPNRLIYNGL